In the genome of Salvelinus sp. IW2-2015 linkage group LG25, ASM291031v2, whole genome shotgun sequence, one region contains:
- the gnrh3 gene encoding gonadotropin-releasing hormone 3: MSNDPIKGTHDYSHHSVGRNTQNGETPMDLSNRTVVQVVVLALVAQVTLSQHWSYGWLPGGKRSVGELEATIKMMDTGDVVALPEETSAHVSERLRPYDVILKKWMPHK, encoded by the exons ATGTCTAACGACCCTATAAAAGGGACTCATGATTATTCCCACCACAGTGTAGGAAGGAATACACAGAACGGAGAAA CTCCCATGGATCTTAGCAACAGAACGGTCGTGCAGGTGGTGGTGTTGGCGTTGGTAGCTCAGGTCACGCTCTCTCAGCACTGGTCGTATGGCTGGCTACCTGGAGGGAAGAGAAGTGTTGGGGAGCTGGAGGCCACCATCAAG ATGATGGACACAGGAGATGTAGTGGCTCTTCCTGAGGAGACAAGTGCCCATGTCTCAGAGAGACTGAGACCATATGATGTA ATATTGAAGAAATGGATGCCCCATAAATAA
- the LOC111952072 gene encoding receptor-type tyrosine-protein phosphatase epsilon isoform X2 translates to MRKNSFQFRWFRNHRKALVSQKTPNGFLEDQGEQTVVLLPRSPSPSKRYFPIPLDSLEDEVRIRSADDCKLFREEFNSLTCGYHHGSFEEASREINRDKNRYPNILPYDHSRVLLTQIDGHSCTDYINASYIDGYKEKNKLIAAQGPMHDTVADFWRMIWEQKTATIVMLTNLKERKEDKCYQYWPDQGCWMYGNVRVAVEDFTVLVDYTIRKFCVQYQGNDGPRAPRLVTQLHFTSWPDFGVPFSPIGMLKFLKKVKTVNPSSAGPIVVHCSAGVGRTGTFIVIDAMIDMMHVEKRLDVFGFVTRIREQRSQLVQTDMQYSFIYHALLEYYMYGDTELDVSSLEGHLQKLHNTRTPLDKLGLEEEFRKLTNVRIMKENMRTGNLPANMKKNRVLQIIPYDFNRVILSMKRGQEFTDYINASFIDGYRQKDYFIATQGPLSHTVEDFWRMVWEYRCHSIVMLTELKEREQDKCFQYWPAEGTVTFGDYTLELKGDALCDTFTLKDMVLTYGPEKQSRHVRHFHFHGWPEIGIPAEGKGMIDIIASVQRQQQQSGNHPIIVHCSAGAGRTGTFIALSNILERVKAEGLLDVFQTVKSLRMKRPHMVQTVEQYDFCYRVVQDFVDIFSDYANFK, encoded by the exons GAGAGCAGACAGTGGTCCTCCTCCCACGATCCCCCTCTCCATCCAAGAGGTACTTCCCCATCCCCCTGGACTCGCTGGAGGACGAGGTCCGAATACGCTCGGCAGACGACTGCAAGCTTTTTAGAGAGGAGTTCAAT TCACTGACCTGTGGCTACCACCATGGCTCCTTTGAGGAGGCTAGCAGGGAGATCAACAGGGACAAGAACAGATATCCAAACATCCTACCAT ATGACCATTCCAGAGTGTTGTTAACGCAAATAGATGGGCATTCTTGTACGGACTACATAAATGCCTCATACATAGAT GGTTATAAAGAGAAGAACAAATTAATTGCAGCTCAAG GCCCAATGCACGACACAGTGGCTGACTTCTGGCGGATGATTTGGGAACAGAAGACTGCTACTATAGTGATGCTCACTAAcctgaaagagagaaaagag GACAAGTGTTACCAGTACTGGCCAGACCAGGGCTGTTGGATGTATGGGAATGTGAGGGTGGCAGTGGAGGACTTTACTGTACTGGTGGACTACACCATCCGCAAGTTCTGTGTACAATAT CAGGGGAATGATGGCCCAAGGGCCCCCCGCTTGGTCACCCAGCTCCACTTCACCAGCTGGCCAGACTTTGGGGTGCCCTTCTCCCCTATCGGCATGCTCAAGTTCCTCAAGAAGGTGAAGACAGTCAACCCGTCCTCTGCAGGACCCATCGTGGTGCACTGCAG TGCTGGGGTAGGTAGGACTGGGACGTTCATCGTCATAGACGCCATGATTGACATGATGCATGTAGAGAAGAGGCTGGATGTCTTTGGGTTTGTGACCAGAATACGGGAGCAGCGCTCTCAGCTCGTCCAGACCGAT ATGCAGTACTCATTCATCTACCACGCTCTGTTGGAGTATTATATGTATGGGGACACAGAGCTGGATGTGTCCTCTCTGGAAGGCCACCTGCAGAAACTCCACAACACCAGAACACCCCTTGACAAGCTGGGCCTAGAGGAAGAGTTCAGG AAACTGACCAATGTACGCATAATGAAGGAGAACATGAGGACTGGAAACCTTCCTGCAAACATGAAGAAGAACCGTGTGCTTCAGATTATTCCAT ATGACTTCAACCGGGTTATATTATCAATGAAAAGGGGCCAAGAGTTCACAGACTACATCAATGCATCATTTATCGAT GGATACAGACAGAAGGACTACTTCATCGCTACCCAGGGTCCCCTGTCTCACACGGTGGAGGATTTCTGGAGGATGGTGTGGGAGTACAGGTGTCACTCTATCGTCATGCTCACTGAACTCAAGGAGAGGGAACAG GACAAGTGTTTCCAGTACTGGCCAGCAGAGGGCACTGTGACATTTGGAGACTACACTTTGGAGCTGAAGGGGGATGCACTATGTGACACTTTCACTCTGAAGGACATGGTGCTCACATATGGACCA GAAAAGCAGTCACGGCACGTCAGGCACTTTCATTTCCACGGCTGGCCTGAGATCGGAATACCGGCAGAGGGAAAAGGAATGATCGACATCATTGCTTCAGTGCAGAGACAGCAACAACAGTCTGGAAACCACCCTATTATAGTACACTGCAG TGCTGGTGCGGGTCGGACCGGTACATTCATCGCCCTGAGTAACATTCTGGAGCGGGTGAAAGCAGAGGGCCTACTGGACGTGTTTCAGACAGTCAAGAGCTTACGCATGAAGAGACCACACATGGTTCAGACTGTG GAACAATATGACTTCTGCTACAGAGTGGTTCAAGATTTTGTTGACATTTTCTCAGACTATGCCAATTTTAAATGA